TTGCTGTGGAAAAAGGAAAGACCTTTGCCCTTGTTGGTGAGTCTGGCTGTGGAAAGACGACCACAGCGAAAACTGTGCTCCGTCTCACAAATCCCACTGCTGGTCGGGTCATCGTTGATGGCGATGATACCACTTACTACTTCATGAAAACAAAAGAGGCGATTTCTTATCTGAAAGCGACCTATGTGGACATATTCCGTAAGATGAAGACCTCTTTCTCACCCGATGAGATAATAAACACCCTGGATGGTGTCGACAAAAAGTACGCAGAGATCTTCTTCAAAAAAGTCGGAGAAAGCGAGGACAGATTCTATCGAGCTCTGCTTGAAAATACAGAAGAGAAGAGAATGAAGTTCAGAAGGAAAATACAGATCGTCTTTCAGGATCCGATGAGCTCTCTGAATCCCAGAATGACCGTTGGAGACATATTGACGGAACCAATTCTCTTCCACGGACTTGCCAAAAACCGTGAAGAGGCAATCGACATGGCAAGAGAGCTTCTTAGAAACGTCGGACTCAAGGATTACCACCTGGAGAGGTATCCTCATCAGTTCAGTGGAGGGCAGAGACAGAGGATCGCCATCGCGAGGGCCATCTCCATAAATCCGGAAATAGTGATCCTCGACGAACCAACGGCTTCTCTTGACGTTTCCG
This genomic window from Thermotoga sp. SG1 contains:
- a CDS encoding ABC transporter ATP-binding protein, producing the protein MKTLEVLSLKKYFPIRKGFLVKKIVDYVKAVDDVSFAVEKGKTFALVGESGCGKTTTAKTVLRLTNPTAGRVIVDGDDTTYYFMKTKEAISYLKATYVDIFRKMKTSFSPDEIINTLDGVDKKYAEIFFKKVGESEDRFYRALLENTEEKRMKFRRKIQIVFQDPMSSLNPRMTVGDILTEPILFHGLAKNREEAIDMARELLRNVGLKDYHLERYPHQFSGGQRQRIAIARAISINPEIVILDEPTASLDVSVQAQVINLFLKLQEENGFTYLFISHDLGLVRFISHEVGIMYLGRIVEMGDTDEIFDNPLHPYTQALLSAVPVPDPKIERSRKRIILKGGVPSPINRPTGCFFHPRCPYKMPVCEKEYPLMKEVSPNHWVACHLHSS